In a single window of the Lynx canadensis isolate LIC74 chromosome E2, mLynCan4.pri.v2, whole genome shotgun sequence genome:
- the CXCL17 gene encoding C-X-C motif chemokine 17, which yields MRILISSLLLLLPLMLMPMVSSSRNPGVARGHRDQRQAPRRWLQEGSQECECKDWFLRAPKRKLMTVPGLPKKQCPCDHFKGSVKKTRHQRHHRKPNKHSRACQQFLTRCQLESFALPL from the exons ATGAGAATTCTaatctcttccctccttctgttGCTGCCACTAATGCTGATGCCTATGGTCTCTAGCAGCCGAAATCCAG GGGTCGCCAGAGGCCATCGGGACCAACGCCAGGCTCCTAGGAGGTGGCTCCAAGAAGGCAGCCAAGAATGTGAGTGCAAAG ACTGGTTCCTGAGAGCTCCTAAAAGAAAACTCATGACAGTGCCCGGGCTGCCAAAGAAGCAGTGTCCCTGTGACCATTTCAAGGGCAGTGTGAAGAAAACCA GGCACCAAAGGCACCACAGGAAACCAAACAAGCACTCCAGAGCCTGCCAGCAATTTCTCACACGATGTCAGCTGGAAAGCTTTGCTCTGCCTTTATAG